A single region of the Triticum dicoccoides isolate Atlit2015 ecotype Zavitan chromosome 2B, WEW_v2.0, whole genome shotgun sequence genome encodes:
- the LOC119367564 gene encoding uncharacterized protein LOC119367564, producing the protein MDGRNLLGAAGADRARRNKAKIVQMAVPVLAMLLLLLTAAAAVAMAPDGRARFHALFCSNHFVMMCVLSQINLACLFARKAARARTLAARRFYAVGAVACFVELALKPYRIRLLCHAAVEDGA; encoded by the exons ATGGATG GCCGCAATCTGCTGGGCGCTGCAGGAGCTGATCGAGCGAGGCGGAACAAG GCCAAGATCGTCCAGATGGCGGTGCCCGTGCTggccatgctgctgctgctgctcacggcggcggcggcggtcgccatGGCGCCCGACGGCCGTGCACGGTTCCACGCCTTGTTCTGCAGCAACCACTTCGTGATGATGTGCGTGCTCTCCCAGATCAACCTGGCCTGTCTTTTCGCGAGGAAGGCCGCTCGGGCGCGGACGCTGGCCGCCCGGCGCTTCTACGCGGTGGGCGCCGTCGCGTGCTTCGTGGAGCTCGCGCTCAAGCCGTACAGGATCCGTCTGCTG TGCCACGCGGCTGTGGAGGATGGTGCCTAG